The following are encoded together in the Macadamia integrifolia cultivar HAES 741 chromosome 10, SCU_Mint_v3, whole genome shotgun sequence genome:
- the LOC122092327 gene encoding uncharacterized protein LOC122092327 codes for MVNQIDTIKFLKQGIIYRFGFLETITCDNGTVYSKEHRITIIHSTPYYAQGNGQAEASNKVLKANLAKVINDNPATWAKLLSKVLWAFRTTKRTGTTPFSLAFGYDQVFPMEVTVRSLQVTHQHNLTAQEYSEAMMTELEDLCEECVKALDFMQAQKMLVAKAYDNRVRPKEFQKG; via the coding sequence ATGGTAAATCAAATAGACACGATCAAGTTCCTAAAGCAAGGGATCATTTACAGGTTCGGTTTCCTTGAAACCATAACTTGCGACAATGGGACTGTCTATTCTAAGGAACATAGAATTACTATCATTCACTCTACTCCTTATTACGCCCAAGGGAACGGTCAAGCTGAGGCGAGTAACAAGGTTCTGAAGGCAAATTTGGCTAAGGTTATCAATGATAATCCTGCTACTTGGGCCAAGTTGCTCTCTAAAGTCCTCTGGGCTTTTCGGACTACCAAACGGACAGGTACTACCCCTTTCTCTCTAGCGTTTGGTTATGACCAAGTGTTTCCCATGGAGGTGACCGTGAGGTCTTTGCAGGTGACACACCAACATAACTTGACAGCACAAGAATACAGTGAAGCCATGATGACCGAATTAGAAGACCTATGTGAAGAATGTGTTAAAGCACTGGACTTCATGCAAGCTCAAAAAATGTTGGTGGCTAAGGCATATGACAATCGTGTTAGGCCTAAAGAGTTCCAAAAGGGTTAG
- the LOC122090903 gene encoding pentatricopeptide repeat-containing protein At4g20090 isoform X2, translating into MKREKRVFSEKIFILLFKAYGRARLPIKAVNLFDRMLEEFQCKQTVRSFNSVLNILVQAGLFDRAMMFHSHGLGKGISPNVLTFNLIIKVLCKLGMVDRASEMFREMSFRNCTPDVFTYSTLMDGLCKENRIDEAVSLLDEMQIEGCFPSPVTFNVLINALCKKGDMARAAKLVDNMFLKGCVPNEVTYNTLIHGLCLKGQMDKAIKLLERMVSNKCIPNNITYGTIVNGLVKQGRTADGARVLVWMEERGHHPNEFVYSSLVSGLFKEGNSKEAIRLWQEMVGKGCKPNTVVYSALIDGLSQDGKLDEAQKVFSEMVDKGCTPNAFTYSSLMSGFFKSGNSHQAILVWKEMGKSGCAPNEVCYSVLIDGLCKDGKLKEGLMVWKHMLGRGCKPDAVAYSSMIHGLCNAGLVDDGLRLLNEMLLGGPESQPDIVTYNILFNSLCKKGDISRAVDLLNRMLDQHCDPNSDTCNIFLKNFEGATHNGQEFLDELVVRLTKRQRIEGASKIVEVMLQKFIPPKASTWERVVQDVCKLKKVRTAIDRCWTQLFVR; encoded by the coding sequence ATGAAGCGAGAGAAGCGTGTGTTCTCAGAGAAAATTTTCATCCTTCTATTCAAAGCTTATGGAAGGGCTCGATTGCCCATTAAAGCGGTCAACTTGTTTGATCGAATGTTAGAGGAGTTTCAGTGTAAGCAAACAGTTCGGTCATTTAATTCTGTACTTAACATTCTTGTTCAAGCGGGTCTCTTTGACCGCGCTATGATGTTTCACTCACATGGTTTGGGGAAGGGTATCTCACCTAATGTCCTCACTTTCAATTTAATCATCAAGGTGTTGTGTAAATTGGGAATGGTTGATAGAGCAAGTGAAATGTTCCGTGAAATGTCGTTTAGAAACTGTACTCCTGACGTTTTCACTTATAGCACTTTGATGGATGGGTTGTGCAAGGAGAATAGGATTGATGAAGCTGTTTCCTTGTTGGATGAGATGCAGATTGAAGGGTGCTTCCCCAGCCCTGTGACATTTAATGTATtgatcaatgcattatgcaagaAGGGTGACATGGCTCGTGCAGCTAAGCTTGTTGACAATATGTTTCTTAAAGGTTGTGTCCCGAATGAAGTGACCTACAACACCCTCATTCATGGTTTGTGCCTGAAGGGCCAAATGGACAAAGCTATCAAGCTTTTGGAACGGATGGTTTCAAacaaatgcataccaaacaacATTACATATGGCACTATTGTCAATGGCCTTGTCAAGCAAGGGAGAACTGCTGATGGGGCCCGTGTCTTGGTTTGGATGGAGGAACGGGGGCACCATCCAAATGAGTTTGTTTATTCTTCACTAGTGAGTGGATTGTTTAAAGAGGGAAACTCAAAGGAGGCAATAAGATTGTGGCAGGAGATGGTAGGGAAGGGTTGCAAACCAAACACTGTAGTCTATAGTGCTCTTATAGATGGTCTGAGCCAAGATGGAAAACTCGATGAAGCCCAAAAGGTATTTTCAGAGATGGTGGACAAGGGTTGTACGCCCAACGCCTTCACTTACAGCTCCCTAATGAGCGGTTTTTTTAAAAGTGGTAATAGCCATCAAGCAATTCTTGTGTGGAAGGAAATGGGGAAGAGTGGATGTGCTCCTAATGAGGTTTGCTATAGTGTACTTATCGATGGCCTTTGCAAGGATGGGAAGCTCAAGGAAGGATTGATGGTGTGGAAGCATATGTTGGGTAGAGGATGTAAGCCTGATGCTGTTGCTTACAGTTCAATGATACATGGCCTCTGCAATGCTGGCCTTGTGGATGATGGTCTGAGGCTATTAAATGAGATGCTTTTGGGGGGGCCTGAGTCTCAACCGGACATTGTCACATATAATATACTCTTCAATAGTTTGTGCAAGAAGGGGGACATCTCTCGTGCCGTAGATCTCCTAAATAGAATGTTGGATCAGCATTGTGATCCAAATTCGGATACTTGTAACATCTTtctgaagaacttcgaaggcgcAACTCACAATGGACAAGAGTTTCTAGATGAGCTTGTGGTGCGGCTAACAAAGCGTCAGAGAATAGAAGGTGCTTCCAAGATTGTGGAAGTAATGCTACAGAAGTTTATCCCTCCAAAGGCCTCCACTTGGGAAAGGGTTGTTCAAGATGTCTGTAAGCTTAAGAAGGTGCGAACAGCCATTGATAGGTGCTGGACTCAATTATTTGTTAGGTGA
- the LOC122090903 gene encoding pentatricopeptide repeat-containing protein At4g20090 isoform X1 — MFCRTLLRKRQRWKLSPNPCKFSASLGCCCFSASVSMSNTSENEKTNEDSIEPPLAEEIFKSGPKLGSYTQGDSTFYFLIKNFSDSGDFASLERVLDRMKREKRVFSEKIFILLFKAYGRARLPIKAVNLFDRMLEEFQCKQTVRSFNSVLNILVQAGLFDRAMMFHSHGLGKGISPNVLTFNLIIKVLCKLGMVDRASEMFREMSFRNCTPDVFTYSTLMDGLCKENRIDEAVSLLDEMQIEGCFPSPVTFNVLINALCKKGDMARAAKLVDNMFLKGCVPNEVTYNTLIHGLCLKGQMDKAIKLLERMVSNKCIPNNITYGTIVNGLVKQGRTADGARVLVWMEERGHHPNEFVYSSLVSGLFKEGNSKEAIRLWQEMVGKGCKPNTVVYSALIDGLSQDGKLDEAQKVFSEMVDKGCTPNAFTYSSLMSGFFKSGNSHQAILVWKEMGKSGCAPNEVCYSVLIDGLCKDGKLKEGLMVWKHMLGRGCKPDAVAYSSMIHGLCNAGLVDDGLRLLNEMLLGGPESQPDIVTYNILFNSLCKKGDISRAVDLLNRMLDQHCDPNSDTCNIFLKNFEGATHNGQEFLDELVVRLTKRQRIEGASKIVEVMLQKFIPPKASTWERVVQDVCKLKKVRTAIDRCWTQLFVR; from the coding sequence ATGTTCTGCAGGACCCTACTTAGGAAAAGACAAAGGTGGAAGCTTTCTCCGAACCCATGTAAGTTTTCGGCTTCTCTTGGTTGTTGCTGCTTTTCAGCTAGTGTTTCTATGAGTAATACTTCGGAGAATGAGAAAACCAATGAGGATAGTATTGAACCACCTCTTGCTGAAGAGATCTTCAAATCGGGTCCTAAATTGGGTTCCTACACACAGGGTGATTccaccttttattttctcataaaGAATTTTTCTGATTCGGGGGACTTTGCATCATTGGAGAGGGTATTGGATCGAATGAAGCGAGAGAAGCGTGTGTTCTCAGAGAAAATTTTCATCCTTCTATTCAAAGCTTATGGAAGGGCTCGATTGCCCATTAAAGCGGTCAACTTGTTTGATCGAATGTTAGAGGAGTTTCAGTGTAAGCAAACAGTTCGGTCATTTAATTCTGTACTTAACATTCTTGTTCAAGCGGGTCTCTTTGACCGCGCTATGATGTTTCACTCACATGGTTTGGGGAAGGGTATCTCACCTAATGTCCTCACTTTCAATTTAATCATCAAGGTGTTGTGTAAATTGGGAATGGTTGATAGAGCAAGTGAAATGTTCCGTGAAATGTCGTTTAGAAACTGTACTCCTGACGTTTTCACTTATAGCACTTTGATGGATGGGTTGTGCAAGGAGAATAGGATTGATGAAGCTGTTTCCTTGTTGGATGAGATGCAGATTGAAGGGTGCTTCCCCAGCCCTGTGACATTTAATGTATtgatcaatgcattatgcaagaAGGGTGACATGGCTCGTGCAGCTAAGCTTGTTGACAATATGTTTCTTAAAGGTTGTGTCCCGAATGAAGTGACCTACAACACCCTCATTCATGGTTTGTGCCTGAAGGGCCAAATGGACAAAGCTATCAAGCTTTTGGAACGGATGGTTTCAAacaaatgcataccaaacaacATTACATATGGCACTATTGTCAATGGCCTTGTCAAGCAAGGGAGAACTGCTGATGGGGCCCGTGTCTTGGTTTGGATGGAGGAACGGGGGCACCATCCAAATGAGTTTGTTTATTCTTCACTAGTGAGTGGATTGTTTAAAGAGGGAAACTCAAAGGAGGCAATAAGATTGTGGCAGGAGATGGTAGGGAAGGGTTGCAAACCAAACACTGTAGTCTATAGTGCTCTTATAGATGGTCTGAGCCAAGATGGAAAACTCGATGAAGCCCAAAAGGTATTTTCAGAGATGGTGGACAAGGGTTGTACGCCCAACGCCTTCACTTACAGCTCCCTAATGAGCGGTTTTTTTAAAAGTGGTAATAGCCATCAAGCAATTCTTGTGTGGAAGGAAATGGGGAAGAGTGGATGTGCTCCTAATGAGGTTTGCTATAGTGTACTTATCGATGGCCTTTGCAAGGATGGGAAGCTCAAGGAAGGATTGATGGTGTGGAAGCATATGTTGGGTAGAGGATGTAAGCCTGATGCTGTTGCTTACAGTTCAATGATACATGGCCTCTGCAATGCTGGCCTTGTGGATGATGGTCTGAGGCTATTAAATGAGATGCTTTTGGGGGGGCCTGAGTCTCAACCGGACATTGTCACATATAATATACTCTTCAATAGTTTGTGCAAGAAGGGGGACATCTCTCGTGCCGTAGATCTCCTAAATAGAATGTTGGATCAGCATTGTGATCCAAATTCGGATACTTGTAACATCTTtctgaagaacttcgaaggcgcAACTCACAATGGACAAGAGTTTCTAGATGAGCTTGTGGTGCGGCTAACAAAGCGTCAGAGAATAGAAGGTGCTTCCAAGATTGTGGAAGTAATGCTACAGAAGTTTATCCCTCCAAAGGCCTCCACTTGGGAAAGGGTTGTTCAAGATGTCTGTAAGCTTAAGAAGGTGCGAACAGCCATTGATAGGTGCTGGACTCAATTATTTGTTAGGTGA
- the LOC122091983 gene encoding transcription factor CPC-like has product MADMDHSSDDNSVDSREDSSQDSKMEFSEDEETLIARMYNLIGERWSLIAGRIPGRTAEEIEKYWTSRYSTSSE; this is encoded by the exons ATGGCTGATATGGATCACTCTTCTGATGATAACTCCGTGGATTCTCGGG AGGATAGCAGTCAAGACTCAAAGATGGAGTTTTCAGAAGATGAAGAGACACTAATTGCTCGAATGTATAACCTGATTGGGGAGAG gtggtctCTAATTGCTGGAAGAATTCCAGGAAGAACAGCAGAAGAGATCGAGAAGTACTGGACCTCAAGATATTCCACGAGTAGTGAATGA